The nucleotide sequence GGAATACTTCACGGCATTATCGATCAGGTTGGTAACGGCGACGCGGAGTTCTTCCGGATTTCCGAGAACGGTGGTCTCGCTGGATTCCCCAACGAAGCGCAAATCCTGCTCCGAGAGGTTGTGACGAATGCGGGCGAGGTCCACGGCGTCGATGACGATCGCGGAAAAGTTCACCTGCTGCCAATTCTTGTGCGCGCCGTCGCGAAGTTGTCCCGCCTTCAAAACCTGTTCGACGGTTCCGAGAAGACGATCGGTGTCTTCCAGCATGATGCGATAGAACTCACGCTGCTGAGTCTCCGGCACAGTCCGCTGCTGGAGCGTTTCCAGATACAAGCGGATGGAAGCGATGGGAGTCTTGAGCTCGTGAGTGACGGCGTTGAGGAAGCTGTCCTGCTGCTCGTTGCGGCGAATTTCGCGGACCAGGAAGATGGTGTTGAGGACGAGTCCGGCGATGATGACGAAGAAGAAAATGACGCCGAGAACAAGCGCGACAGTTTCGCGCCAGTTGAGAATCATCCAGGTGATGTTTAGGGTGACGGCAAGCCCGACCAGGCAAGCGCCAAGGGTGATGAAGAACGCAATCGCTTTGGTTCGACGGGCGATTCGCATCGCTGGCTTGATTGTAGCGAAACGATCCATCGAAGCAAAAAGAAGCGGGCCCGAAGGCCCGCTGGAAGGAGTATGGGAATTCGTTAGTCTCCGGAAACCGAAGCAAGCTCCGGCTCCGCCTTTGGCATGGTGATGACTTCGGCCGGCTTCAGCTTGGG is from Terriglobales bacterium and encodes:
- a CDS encoding HAMP domain-containing sensor histidine kinase; protein product: MRIARRTKAIAFFITLGACLVGLAVTLNITWMILNWRETVALVLGVIFFFVIIAGLVLNTIFLVREIRRNEQQDSFLNAVTHELKTPIASIRLYLETLQQRTVPETQQREFYRIMLEDTDRLLGTVEQVLKAGQLRDGAHKNWQQVNFSAIVIDAVDLARIRHNLSEQDLRFVGESSETTVLGNPEELRVAVTNLIDNAVKYSGPKKDIEVRLSTHELDNVIFSVRDAGIGIARSELKRVFKRFYRVHAATGQVKGTGLGLFIVRTVARRHGGDAYAESLGEGRGSTFIIRLPRVYSV